The following are encoded together in the Parabacteroides chongii genome:
- a CDS encoding pyridoxal phosphate-dependent aminotransferase, protein MTQVSDRLASLSPSATLAMSQKSNELKAQGIDVINLSVGEPDFNTPDHIKEAAKKAVDDNFSRYSPVPGYPALRNAIVAKLKNENGLEYAATQISCANGAKQSVCNTILVLVNPGDEVIIPAPFWVSYPEMVKLAEGKPVIVTAGIEQDFKITPAQLEAAITPKTKALILCSPSNPTGSVYSAEELAGLAEVLKKHPEIIVIADEIYEHINYIGKHHSIASVDGMKDRTVIVNGVSKAYAMTGWRIGFIAGPEWIVKAVNKLQGQYTSGPCSVSQKAAEAAYTGSQEPVEEMRKAFERRRDLIVSLAKEVPGFEINKPEGAFYLFPKCSYYYGKTDGNNTIKDADDLAMYLLEAAHVACVGGTSFGAPECIRMSYATSDENIVEAIKRIKEALAKLK, encoded by the coding sequence ATGACACAAGTTTCAGATCGTTTAGCAAGTTTGTCGCCTTCCGCTACGTTGGCGATGTCTCAGAAGAGCAATGAGCTCAAAGCACAAGGTATCGATGTAATCAACCTGAGTGTGGGAGAACCTGATTTCAACACACCTGATCACATCAAGGAAGCAGCTAAAAAAGCGGTAGATGACAATTTCTCTCGTTACTCTCCGGTTCCCGGTTACCCGGCATTACGCAATGCTATCGTAGCCAAACTGAAGAATGAAAACGGATTGGAATATGCAGCTACTCAGATTTCTTGCGCGAATGGAGCAAAGCAATCCGTTTGTAATACTATCCTGGTACTGGTTAATCCCGGAGATGAAGTGATCATTCCGGCTCCGTTCTGGGTTAGCTATCCTGAAATGGTTAAATTGGCTGAAGGTAAACCGGTAATCGTTACGGCTGGCATCGAACAGGATTTCAAGATCACTCCTGCCCAGCTGGAAGCAGCTATCACACCGAAGACAAAAGCATTGATCCTCTGCTCTCCTTCCAACCCGACAGGTTCTGTCTACAGTGCAGAAGAGTTGGCAGGACTGGCTGAAGTATTGAAAAAACATCCGGAAATCATCGTTATTGCTGACGAGATCTACGAACATATCAACTATATCGGCAAACATCACAGCATCGCTTCCGTTGATGGCATGAAAGACCGTACTGTTATTGTAAACGGTGTTTCCAAAGCCTATGCAATGACTGGCTGGCGTATCGGTTTCATTGCCGGTCCGGAATGGATTGTTAAAGCCGTAAACAAATTACAGGGACAATATACTTCAGGTCCTTGCTCTGTATCCCAAAAAGCTGCAGAAGCTGCTTATACAGGCTCACAGGAACCGGTTGAAGAAATGCGCAAAGCATTCGAACGCCGTCGCGACCTGATCGTCAGCCTGGCAAAAGAAGTTCCGGGATTCGAGATCAACAAACCGGAAGGCGCTTTCTACCTGTTCCCGAAATGCAGCTACTACTATGGCAAGACAGACGGAAACAACACGATTAAAGACGCTGACGATCTAGCTATGTATCTCCTGGAAGCCGCACACGTTGCTTGTGTAGGCGGAACTTCTTTCGGAGCTCCCGAATGTATCCGTATGAGCTATGCAACCAGCGACGAAAATATCGTGGAAGCTATCAAACGTATCAAAGAAGCTTTGGCTAAACTGAAATAA
- the rpsB gene encoding 30S ribosomal protein S2 codes for MSRVNFDQLLEAGVHFGHLKRKWNPAMAPYIFMERNGIHIIDLYKTVAKVDEAAEVMKNLAKQGKKVLFVATKKQAKQVVADKAASVGMPYVIERWPGGMLTNFPTIRKAIKKMTTIDKMTKDGTFDNLSKREKLQITRQRAKLEKTLGSIVDLTRLPSALFVVDVMKEHIAVREANRLGIPVFGMVDTNSDPNNIDYVIPANDDATKSVEVILGAICEAMNEGLQERKAEKIDTEAAGEGEGAKRERKGKATVKKERTKKEDEEALNANVADKYAKEEE; via the coding sequence ATGTCAAGAGTTAATTTTGATCAGTTATTAGAAGCTGGTGTACACTTCGGACACTTGAAGAGAAAGTGGAATCCCGCTATGGCTCCTTACATCTTTATGGAGCGCAATGGTATTCATATCATTGATTTATATAAAACAGTTGCTAAAGTAGACGAAGCAGCAGAAGTAATGAAAAACCTGGCTAAGCAAGGTAAAAAAGTACTTTTCGTTGCTACTAAAAAACAAGCAAAACAAGTTGTCGCTGATAAGGCTGCTTCTGTAGGTATGCCTTACGTTATCGAACGCTGGCCGGGTGGTATGTTGACTAACTTCCCGACTATCCGTAAAGCCATCAAAAAGATGACTACTATCGATAAGATGACAAAAGATGGTACATTTGATAATCTGTCAAAAAGAGAAAAACTTCAGATCACTCGTCAGCGTGCTAAGCTGGAAAAGACTTTAGGTTCTATTGTAGACCTGACTCGTCTGCCGTCTGCTTTGTTCGTTGTTGACGTGATGAAAGAACATATTGCAGTGCGTGAAGCCAACCGTTTGGGTATCCCCGTTTTCGGTATGGTTGATACTAACTCTGATCCTAACAACATTGACTACGTGATCCCGGCTAACGATGACGCTACTAAATCAGTAGAAGTTATCTTAGGCGCTATCTGCGAAGCTATGAACGAAGGTCTGCAGGAACGCAAAGCTGAAAAAATCGATACAGAAGCTGCCGGCGAAGGCGAAGGTGCTAAAAGAGAACGCAAAGGAAAAGCTACTGTAAAGAAAGAACGTACTAAGAAAGAAGACGAAGAAGCTCTGAATGCTAACGTTGCCGACAAGTACGCTAAAGAAGAAGAGTAA
- a CDS encoding porin family protein, translated as MKKIGLVIILVMLMVLPSAAQVTWGVRGGLAYSSLVQKIDNNYQSGARFGFSVAGLAQIPLYKRLSLQPEVAFVHQGGNYLSKISDGEVLDPAYPKTKCNYYSILVPVNLVYTFQFTDVYFSVMAGPAVDFSLFGKMRTKNVDTDIVFGKSGEADLQTFDLGVNLGLQVEYSNFFFSVSALCGTLDRRTSKHDGESSLYQNNVTFSLGYYFRK; from the coding sequence ATGAAAAAAATTGGATTGGTAATAATATTGGTGATGTTGATGGTCTTGCCGTCTGCGGCACAGGTTACCTGGGGGGTACGTGGCGGGTTGGCTTATTCGTCGCTGGTACAGAAGATTGACAATAATTATCAGTCGGGAGCCCGCTTTGGTTTCAGTGTGGCAGGGTTGGCGCAGATACCTTTATATAAGAGACTGTCATTGCAACCGGAAGTCGCATTCGTGCATCAGGGAGGTAATTATCTTTCCAAAATCTCGGATGGAGAGGTGCTGGATCCGGCTTATCCGAAGACGAAATGTAACTATTATTCCATTCTTGTTCCGGTCAACCTGGTGTATACTTTCCAGTTTACCGATGTCTATTTCAGTGTGATGGCCGGTCCGGCTGTCGATTTCTCTCTTTTCGGAAAGATGCGAACTAAAAATGTCGATACCGATATCGTTTTCGGAAAATCGGGCGAGGCAGACCTTCAAACGTTCGACCTGGGAGTAAATCTCGGATTACAGGTTGAATATTCCAATTTCTTCTTTTCCGTATCCGCCCTATGCGGAACCTTAGACCGCCGTACTTCCAAACACGACGGCGAATCTTCCCTTTATCAGAATAATGTTACTTTCTCACTGGGGTATTATTTTAGGAAGTAA
- a CDS encoding DUF3987 domain-containing protein, with protein MSELKKQQVECSFFESAFKTAVCATIFLDDYLAGVKNGKHKAAVERLRGYLAAHDAEHAESTKKRLPLLVAGGVMEGGRKLEHMVRYSQCVPIDLDDVPGSALDFLHQAEALDYVKAGHVSPSGTGDKLFVLVDSSLADHQSAFGYVSRMIEHDLPGVKVDISGKDANRGCFAGYDPEAFYKEESRVVHIPVEELRAEKQQAAPAARPSAHVTGQPVKTTLSNYIDRFESDNSFMDGGRHSYLVKLASALNSAGFAEYEVESECLRRYSEPGFPEKEIRGIVADIYQRYRGAHGSNPWTPPVPPSRPASLNSLTSLTPLPENQASEELSPMGFDIEPDEACLPHFDKAVLDRLPGLLLDVLKTSGDEREYDLMAISSITMLSTVLPGVSGMLKKTPYKPPFYTLIVGESGSGKGCISMLHKLVDYWQEYVLNNSKALVKEAKKEKEAYELYKAQQRTGKAKLPAGPVPEEPEPVYEKRLHMSGYTSTARMIEQLEINKPYASLLFETELESVNNTMMQDFGGYGYVLNQAFHHERISCSSRTNGTSFVEAPELGFLATGTPAMLQKLIPSTESGLYSRLLIYRIAGRTDYQPLTSSDDTMSSVHYFNNLGLRVFDMAVHLEKSHTFVSFSDKQRKRLDRYFEREYYNVRVFGNSDVTSVVLRHRLIIFRIAMTLTGIRKGESRSMEEDIEISDDDFEIAFHIGTRCLRHSLLVSTSLKHSDADQHHKLPDAQVGLFDAMPDEFKTAEVLTEASVRGISRASVFRMLKNAQLYGLVELVSIGCYRKTEKGKHVKN; from the coding sequence ATGAGTGAATTGAAAAAACAACAAGTGGAATGCTCATTCTTTGAATCGGCATTCAAGACAGCGGTCTGCGCAACCATCTTTTTGGATGATTACCTTGCCGGAGTAAAGAACGGAAAGCACAAGGCTGCCGTCGAACGTTTGCGCGGCTATTTGGCAGCCCACGATGCGGAACATGCCGAGAGCACGAAGAAGCGTCTGCCCCTGCTGGTGGCGGGCGGCGTGATGGAAGGTGGCCGTAAACTGGAGCACATGGTACGTTACAGCCAGTGCGTGCCGATCGACCTGGACGATGTGCCGGGGTCGGCGCTTGATTTTCTGCATCAGGCGGAGGCTCTCGATTATGTGAAGGCGGGACATGTCAGTCCTTCGGGTACGGGTGACAAACTGTTTGTGCTGGTGGATAGCTCTTTGGCAGACCATCAGTCGGCATTCGGGTATGTGAGCCGGATGATCGAACACGACCTTCCGGGCGTGAAAGTGGACATTTCGGGCAAAGACGCCAACCGCGGCTGCTTTGCGGGTTACGATCCGGAGGCTTTCTATAAGGAGGAATCGCGCGTGGTGCATATCCCTGTCGAAGAACTGAGGGCTGAAAAGCAACAGGCAGCTCCGGCAGCCCGCCCTTCCGCACATGTGACGGGGCAACCGGTAAAGACGACGTTGTCGAATTATATCGACCGTTTCGAATCGGATAACTCTTTTATGGACGGAGGCCGCCACAGCTATCTGGTGAAGTTGGCTTCAGCGCTGAACAGTGCCGGTTTTGCGGAGTATGAGGTGGAGTCCGAATGCCTGCGCCGCTACTCGGAACCGGGTTTTCCGGAGAAAGAAATCCGGGGCATCGTGGCGGATATCTACCAGCGTTATCGCGGGGCGCACGGATCGAATCCCTGGACTCCACCTGTGCCTCCTTCCAGGCCGGCGAGTCTCAACAGTCTCACAAGTCTCACCCCTCTTCCTGAAAATCAGGCATCTGAAGAATTGTCTCCTATGGGCTTTGATATTGAGCCGGATGAAGCATGTTTGCCCCACTTCGACAAGGCTGTTCTGGACCGTCTTCCGGGACTGCTTTTGGACGTTCTCAAAACGTCCGGCGACGAGCGTGAATACGATCTGATGGCGATATCCTCGATCACGATGCTTAGTACCGTGTTGCCCGGTGTCAGCGGCATGTTGAAGAAAACACCTTACAAACCTCCTTTCTACACCCTGATCGTTGGTGAATCGGGAAGTGGAAAGGGTTGTATCAGCATGCTCCATAAACTGGTCGACTACTGGCAGGAGTACGTATTGAATAACTCGAAAGCTTTGGTGAAGGAAGCGAAAAAAGAGAAAGAGGCTTATGAGCTTTACAAGGCGCAGCAGCGTACGGGAAAAGCAAAACTCCCCGCAGGTCCTGTCCCCGAAGAGCCCGAACCGGTATATGAAAAGCGGCTTCATATGAGCGGCTATACCTCTACGGCGCGTATGATCGAACAGCTGGAGATAAACAAACCTTATGCTTCGCTGCTCTTCGAGACCGAGCTGGAGTCGGTGAACAATACGATGATGCAGGATTTCGGCGGTTACGGCTATGTCCTGAACCAGGCTTTCCATCATGAGCGGATCAGTTGTTCTTCGAGAACGAACGGGACTTCTTTTGTGGAAGCTCCCGAACTGGGATTCCTGGCAACCGGTACGCCTGCGATGTTGCAGAAGCTGATCCCTTCCACCGAAAGTGGGCTTTACAGCCGTCTGTTGATTTACCGCATTGCCGGTCGTACGGATTATCAGCCGCTGACATCGTCGGACGATACGATGAGCAGTGTGCATTACTTCAACAATCTGGGGTTGCGTGTGTTCGATATGGCGGTACACCTGGAGAAATCGCACACGTTCGTGTCTTTCTCCGATAAGCAGCGTAAACGTCTCGACCGTTACTTTGAACGTGAATATTATAATGTACGCGTATTCGGTAACAGCGACGTGACTTCGGTGGTGCTGCGCCATCGCCTGATTATTTTCCGTATTGCCATGACACTGACGGGGATACGTAAAGGAGAAAGCCGTAGCATGGAGGAAGATATCGAGATTTCGGACGATGATTTCGAAATAGCTTTCCATATCGGTACGCGTTGCCTGCGTCATTCGTTGCTGGTGAGCACCAGTCTGAAGCACAGCGATGCGGATCAGCATCACAAATTGCCGGATGCACAGGTCGGCCTGTTCGACGCGATGCCCGACGAGTTCAAAACGGCAGAGGTTTTGACCGAGGCGAGCGTCCGGGGAATCAGCCGTGCGAGCGTATTCCGTATGTTGAAAAATGCCCAGCTATATGGTTTAGTTGAGTTAGTATCAATAGGTTGCTACCGGAAGACGGAAAAAGGCAAGCATGTTAAAAATTGA
- a CDS encoding DUF6722 family protein → MGTWEKQQEIKREKREQDKIRKESLGKFFYDLAKLTFAAIVLGEMLVLQKDISDFMSWYMICVGILQTYILAYIGNKILKQ, encoded by the coding sequence ATGGGAACGTGGGAGAAGCAACAAGAGATAAAACGAGAGAAACGGGAACAGGATAAAATTCGTAAAGAAAGTCTTGGTAAATTCTTCTATGATCTGGCAAAACTAACATTTGCAGCTATCGTTTTAGGAGAAATGCTAGTTTTACAAAAAGATATATCGGATTTTATGAGTTGGTATATGATTTGTGTCGGTATTTTACAAACTTATATACTTGCTTATATTGGAAATAAAATATTAAAACAATAA
- a CDS encoding DUF6383 domain-containing protein, which translates to MNKKFSTFLVSALLMGGAWFGNLNAQTFVANNFAGATEGEYYVLRINADKDVTAAATWQNGSIEVKNGNLSYLASGVEATNLWKVVPVKQNGIITGYSLVNAEGKKLAFKEKESSYVYDAAGDINVFEFNGIQVRAVGVVDELYLAWDNNNSVPVLSKAIDVDKTDIINLTFGVYSVDPSAITRTDLNNKLKSGFGLGIGYLKDGKADKFTEYTLKGGEAFAGTLKANDKITDNTNPGVTFTALVDNTESYLYNANAKKFVVLLNQKWSKQNTDLVPAAGDMLKGYKFGLMTAKELIEALKADAKETDAAKKTIKSYVFRISQPNVVIDEPLEVAVKIDTEWAELLVAEVDGSYLLTTAKASTVDKKADYASTTYVKFGQGNNFDASKYYGYAINIKGVKGTNNGKTLVPNATTATWENADYVAFSKPEGQWIITEDVNGLALTNRETKTVSDFAIGSLRHKSGDVYYSDDSEYEITKVIELGGESFAYYGNYKQDDANNGNAQTYAITLVNKVTGKLNYVGFDGEGKVVLTDNAAAAINFNMKKTATTDIMGDDGKIKSEKATDLFRITNDIMVYNKDDEAWELKEDGDTISYYRYELEYNGKYLATSGDKLDLITESETVSADNYVVKFKEGTTVNVINVEDTDADNVTNAEELLDENMLYFDFNYAELRQAKNIYNWVANAQLEMLGNAPAVYRTIAAPDTLEFFRTEYADEFLFEHGEFLGMTYNREKYNPSIFVDTAYVRGETKKPFYMLAVGVDKTDATQKCPICGKEDCEHAEEIPGMIAARYLVSFTDSVAAHRAELNNKFYYAGTTMTKLGFVPAVHHVDTLVIETPSKKVLVGDQKINPAKFAFRIVDAETEDFVIETALRNSLSDASQGYKIAYVKWHNGCPVLTEKLNEAEVFNVRETSETPTANDEISTESVSVIATDGAVIIKGAEGKKVAISNVLGQTVANTMITSSEATISVPAGIVVVAIEGEAAVKAIVK; encoded by the coding sequence ATGAACAAAAAGTTTTCTACTTTCTTAGTTTCTGCCTTATTAATGGGGGGAGCTTGGTTTGGAAACCTGAATGCTCAAACTTTTGTTGCGAATAATTTTGCAGGAGCAACGGAAGGAGAGTATTATGTCTTGAGAATTAATGCAGACAAAGATGTGACTGCAGCAGCGACGTGGCAAAATGGCTCAATTGAAGTAAAAAATGGTAATTTATCTTATTTAGCGTCAGGTGTTGAAGCTACTAACCTGTGGAAAGTAGTCCCTGTAAAACAAAATGGAATAATTACTGGTTATTCTTTGGTAAATGCAGAAGGAAAGAAGCTTGCTTTTAAAGAAAAAGAAAGTTCTTATGTTTACGATGCAGCCGGCGATATTAATGTGTTTGAGTTTAATGGCATTCAAGTTAGGGCTGTTGGTGTGGTTGATGAATTGTATCTGGCTTGGGATAATAATAACAGTGTACCTGTATTGTCAAAAGCAATTGATGTTGATAAAACTGATATTATCAACTTAACTTTCGGTGTCTATTCTGTGGATCCTTCAGCAATCACACGTACGGATTTAAATAATAAACTGAAGAGTGGTTTCGGTTTAGGTATTGGTTATCTGAAAGATGGCAAAGCTGATAAGTTTACTGAATACACGCTGAAAGGTGGCGAGGCTTTTGCTGGTACTTTGAAAGCGAACGATAAGATTACTGATAATACAAATCCGGGTGTTACATTTACTGCTTTGGTTGATAATACAGAATCTTATTTGTATAATGCAAATGCTAAGAAGTTTGTTGTATTATTGAATCAGAAATGGAGTAAACAGAATACTGATTTGGTTCCTGCAGCTGGTGATATGCTGAAAGGTTATAAATTTGGTTTGATGACAGCAAAAGAGTTGATTGAAGCATTAAAAGCTGATGCAAAAGAAACTGATGCTGCTAAAAAAACAATCAAATCTTATGTATTCCGCATCTCACAGCCGAATGTAGTTATTGATGAACCGTTGGAGGTTGCTGTTAAGATAGATACTGAGTGGGCTGAATTATTGGTTGCAGAAGTTGACGGTAGCTATTTGCTGACAACAGCAAAAGCTTCTACTGTAGACAAGAAAGCTGACTATGCATCAACTACTTATGTTAAATTCGGTCAAGGCAACAACTTTGATGCATCTAAATATTATGGATATGCAATCAATATCAAGGGAGTAAAGGGTACTAATAATGGTAAGACATTGGTTCCTAATGCAACAACTGCAACATGGGAAAATGCAGATTATGTAGCTTTCTCTAAACCGGAAGGACAGTGGATCATCACTGAAGATGTAAACGGATTGGCATTGACAAACCGTGAAACGAAAACTGTATCAGATTTTGCAATTGGTTCTTTACGTCATAAATCAGGTGATGTATATTACAGTGATGATAGTGAATATGAAATTACAAAAGTTATTGAATTAGGAGGCGAATCATTTGCTTATTATGGTAATTATAAGCAAGATGATGCAAACAATGGTAATGCTCAGACATATGCTATTACTTTGGTAAACAAGGTGACTGGTAAACTGAACTACGTAGGTTTCGATGGTGAAGGTAAAGTGGTTTTGACTGACAATGCTGCCGCTGCTATCAACTTCAATATGAAAAAAACGGCTACGACTGACATTATGGGAGACGATGGTAAAATCAAATCCGAAAAAGCAACGGACTTATTCCGTATTACCAATGATATCATGGTTTACAATAAAGACGATGAAGCATGGGAGTTGAAGGAGGATGGAGATACAATCAGCTATTATCGTTATGAACTGGAATATAATGGTAAGTATTTGGCTACATCTGGCGATAAATTGGATTTGATTACAGAATCGGAGACTGTTTCAGCAGACAACTATGTTGTTAAATTCAAAGAAGGAACAACTGTAAATGTTATTAATGTAGAAGATACCGATGCTGATAATGTAACAAATGCAGAAGAATTGTTGGATGAGAACATGCTATACTTTGATTTCAACTATGCAGAGTTGAGACAAGCTAAAAATATCTATAATTGGGTTGCTAATGCTCAGTTGGAAATGTTAGGCAATGCTCCGGCTGTTTATCGTACGATCGCTGCTCCTGACACATTGGAGTTCTTCCGTACAGAATATGCTGATGAGTTCTTGTTCGAACATGGCGAATTCCTGGGTATGACTTACAACCGTGAAAAATATAACCCGTCTATCTTTGTAGATACAGCTTATGTTCGTGGAGAAACAAAGAAACCGTTCTATATGTTGGCTGTAGGTGTAGACAAAACAGATGCTACACAAAAATGCCCGATCTGTGGTAAGGAAGATTGTGAACATGCAGAAGAAATTCCTGGAATGATCGCTGCTCGTTACCTGGTATCATTCACAGACTCTGTGGCTGCTCACCGTGCAGAATTGAACAACAAGTTCTATTATGCAGGAACTACAATGACTAAATTAGGATTTGTTCCGGCTGTACATCATGTAGATACTTTGGTTATCGAAACTCCGTCTAAGAAAGTATTGGTAGGTGATCAGAAGATCAATCCGGCTAAATTCGCTTTCCGTATCGTGGATGCAGAAACAGAAGATTTCGTAATCGAAACAGCTCTTCGTAACAGCTTGTCTGACGCCTCTCAGGGTTACAAGATCGCTTATGTAAAATGGCATAACGGTTGTCCTGTATTGACTGAAAAACTGAATGAAGCTGAAGTCTTCAATGTACGTGAAACATCAGAAACTCCGACAGCTAACGACGAAATCTCAACTGAAAGTGTATCGGTAATTGCTACAGACGGCGCTGTTATCATCAAGGGTGCTGAAGGCAAGAAAGTCGCTATCAGCAATGTACTTGGTCAGACAGTTGCTAACACAATGATCACTTCAAGTGAAGCAACAATCTCTGTTCCTGCAGGTATCGTTGTAGTAGCCATAGAAGGCGAAGCTGCTGTAAAAGCAATCGTAAAATAA
- the rplM gene encoding 50S ribosomal protein L13: protein MDTLSFKTISANKATVNKEWVIVDADGQTLGRLCAKVAKLLRGKYKPNFTPHVDCGDNVIIINADKIVLTGNKWNDRIYLRYTGYPGGQIEYTPNDLMKKGASHLFKKVVKGMLPKNRLGAKLLGNLYVYEGTEHKHEAQQPKSIDINSLK, encoded by the coding sequence GTGGATACTTTAAGTTTTAAGACCATTTCTGCAAACAAAGCAACTGTAAACAAAGAGTGGGTCATCGTTGACGCTGATGGACAGACTTTGGGACGCCTTTGTGCAAAAGTAGCAAAACTTTTGCGCGGCAAGTACAAACCCAACTTCACTCCTCATGTTGATTGTGGTGATAATGTAATCATTATCAATGCAGATAAAATCGTTCTGACAGGAAACAAATGGAACGATCGTATTTATTTGAGATATACCGGATATCCCGGTGGACAGATCGAGTACACACCTAACGACTTGATGAAGAAAGGTGCTAGTCATTTGTTCAAGAAAGTAGTAAAGGGTATGTTGCCTAAAAACCGTCTGGGTGCTAAGTTACTTGGTAACTTATATGTATATGAAGGAACAGAGCACAAACACGAAGCTCAACAGCCTAAGTCAATCGATATAAACTCACTTAAATAA
- the tsf gene encoding translation elongation factor Ts — protein MAVTMADITKLRKMSGAGMMDCKKALTEADGDIEKAMEIIRKKGQAIAAKRSDREAAEGCVLAKKDGEFAATIALKCETDFVAKNEDFVALAQAILDAAVANKCKTLDEVKALPMGKGTIQDAVTDRSGITGEKMELDGYNVVEGAYTTTYNHMGKNQLCTIVAFNKESEEVAHNIAMQIAAMNPIAIDEAGVPESVKEQEIQVAIEKTKAEQVQKAVEAALKKAGINPTHVDSEDHMESNMAKGWITAEDVAKAKEIIATVSAEKAANLPEQMIQNIAQGRLSKFLKEVCLLNQEDIMDAKKTVKEVMKAADPELQILAFKRFTLRAE, from the coding sequence ATGGCTGTAACTATGGCTGATATTACCAAGCTGCGCAAAATGAGTGGAGCTGGTATGATGGATTGTAAGAAGGCTTTGACTGAAGCTGACGGTGACATCGAAAAGGCAATGGAAATTATCCGTAAAAAAGGACAGGCAATTGCTGCAAAACGTTCTGACCGTGAAGCGGCTGAAGGTTGTGTACTGGCTAAAAAAGACGGTGAATTTGCTGCAACTATCGCTTTGAAGTGCGAAACAGACTTCGTTGCTAAGAACGAAGATTTCGTTGCTTTGGCTCAGGCTATCCTTGACGCTGCTGTGGCTAACAAGTGCAAAACTTTGGACGAAGTAAAAGCATTGCCGATGGGTAAAGGTACTATCCAGGACGCTGTTACTGACCGTAGCGGTATCACTGGCGAAAAGATGGAACTGGACGGCTACAATGTAGTAGAAGGTGCTTATACCACTACTTACAACCACATGGGTAAGAATCAGCTCTGTACAATCGTTGCATTCAACAAGGAATCAGAAGAAGTTGCTCACAACATCGCTATGCAGATCGCTGCTATGAACCCGATCGCTATCGACGAAGCCGGTGTTCCTGAATCTGTAAAAGAACAGGAAATCCAGGTAGCTATCGAAAAGACAAAAGCTGAACAGGTACAGAAAGCTGTTGAAGCTGCTTTGAAGAAAGCGGGTATCAATCCTACACACGTGGATAGCGAAGATCATATGGAAAGCAATATGGCTAAGGGCTGGATCACTGCTGAAGACGTAGCGAAAGCAAAAGAAATTATCGCTACTGTTTCTGCAGAAAAGGCTGCTAACCTGCCGGAACAGATGATCCAGAACATCGCTCAGGGTCGTCTTAGCAAATTCTTGAAAGAAGTTTGCTTGCTGAACCAGGAAGACATCATGGATGCCAAGAAGACTGTTAAAGAAGTAATGAAGGCTGCTGATCCTGAATTGCAGATCCTTGCATTCAAACGCTTTACTTTGCGTGCTGAATAA
- the rpsI gene encoding 30S ribosomal protein S9 → MEVVNAIGRRKAAVARVFVSEGTGKITINKRDLANYFPSTILQFIVKQPLAKLNVEEQYDIKINLDGGGFKGQSEAARLAIARALIKINPEDKPALRAEGFVTRDPRSVERKKPGQPKARKRFQFSKR, encoded by the coding sequence ATGGAAGTAGTAAATGCAATAGGAAGACGTAAAGCAGCAGTTGCTCGCGTATTCGTAAGCGAAGGAACGGGAAAGATAACTATCAACAAACGTGATCTTGCAAATTACTTTCCTTCTACAATCCTTCAGTTCATTGTTAAGCAGCCGCTTGCAAAGCTGAATGTTGAAGAACAATATGATATCAAGATCAACCTTGACGGTGGTGGTTTCAAAGGTCAGTCAGAAGCTGCACGTTTGGCTATCGCTCGTGCTTTGATCAAGATTAATCCGGAAGACAAACCTGCGTTGAGAGCAGAAGGATTCGTAACTCGCGATCCTCGTTCTGTTGAACGTAAGAAACCGGGTCAGCCGAAAGCTCGTAAGAGATTCCAGTTCAGCAAACGTTAA